The Paracoccus sediminicola genome has a segment encoding these proteins:
- the glmM gene encoding phosphoglucosamine mutase — MTRRLFGTDGVRGRANTDPMTAEMALRLGAAAGRFFRRDGRNGHRVVIGKDTRLSGYMLENALTAGLTSTGMNVLLLGPVPTPAVGFLTRSMRADLGIMISASHNPAHDNGIKFFGPDGFKLSDEAETEIEQIVAGQIRPAEPQNIGRARRIDDGRGRYVEYAKTTFPARQRLDGMKIVIDCANGAAYRAAPDVLYELGADVVRIGVEPDGLNINDGVGSTHPEAAAQAVLDHKADLGICLDGDADRVILIDEKGRVGDGDQLMALMAGRWAEQGRLENGALVATVMSNLGLERFLDARGLRLERTKVGDRYVVERMRAGGFNLGGEQSGHIVMTDYATTGDGLIAGLQFLAAMTETGRTASELLHQFDPVPQLLKNVRYAAGSDPLSAGSVQQAIASGETRLNGAGRVLIRKSGTEPLIRVMAEAEDETALREVVDSIVAAVENAA; from the coding sequence TTCCGCCGCGACGGGCGCAACGGGCATCGCGTGGTGATCGGCAAGGACACGAGGCTGTCGGGCTATATGCTGGAAAACGCGCTGACCGCCGGGCTGACCTCGACCGGGATGAATGTGCTGCTTCTCGGCCCGGTGCCGACACCCGCGGTCGGATTCCTGACCCGCTCGATGCGGGCCGATCTGGGGATCATGATCTCGGCCAGCCACAATCCGGCCCATGACAATGGTATCAAGTTCTTCGGCCCGGACGGATTCAAGCTGTCCGACGAGGCCGAGACCGAGATCGAGCAGATCGTCGCCGGGCAGATCCGGCCCGCCGAGCCGCAGAATATCGGTCGCGCCCGGCGCATCGATGACGGGCGCGGGCGCTATGTCGAATATGCCAAGACCACCTTCCCCGCCCGTCAGCGTCTGGACGGGATGAAAATCGTGATCGATTGCGCCAATGGCGCTGCCTATCGCGCCGCGCCGGATGTGCTGTATGAACTCGGCGCCGATGTGGTGCGGATCGGTGTCGAACCGGACGGGCTGAACATCAATGACGGGGTCGGCTCGACGCATCCCGAGGCCGCCGCGCAGGCGGTTCTGGACCACAAGGCCGATCTGGGCATCTGCCTCGATGGCGACGCGGACCGGGTGATCCTGATCGATGAAAAGGGCCGTGTCGGCGATGGCGATCAGCTCATGGCGCTGATGGCCGGGCGATGGGCCGAACAGGGCCGGCTGGAAAACGGCGCGCTTGTCGCGACGGTGATGTCCAATCTCGGGTTGGAACGGTTTCTGGACGCGCGCGGGCTGCGGCTCGAACGGACCAAGGTCGGCGACCGCTATGTTGTCGAACGAATGCGCGCCGGAGGTTTCAATCTGGGCGGCGAGCAATCCGGCCATATCGTGATGACCGATTATGCCACCACCGGCGACGGTCTGATCGCCGGTCTGCAATTCCTCGCTGCCATGACCGAGACCGGCCGGACCGCGTCCGAGCTTCTTCACCAGTTCGATCCGGTGCCGCAATTGCTGAAGAATGTGCGCTATGCGGCGGGCTCTGACCCGCTTTCCGCGGGCAGCGTTCAGCAGGCGATCGCCTCGGGCGAGACGCGGCTGAACGGCGCCGGGCGGGTGCTGATCCGCAAATCCGGGACCGAGCCGCTGATCCGGGTCATGGCCGAGGCCGAGGACGAAACCGCCCTGCGCGAGGTGGTCGACAGCATCGTCGCCGCGGTCGAGAACGCCGCCTGA